From Selenomonas ruminantium AC2024, a single genomic window includes:
- the map gene encoding type I methionyl aminopeptidase produces the protein MQRNELCWCGSGKKYKKCHADFDERISEIKYNAFKGQVRPPKKIINNKHDIEMIKAAGVVNDGALDLAASLIKPGVDTATIDDAVREFIESKGGYPSCLNYEGFPKSCCISINEVVCHGIPSKKTILKEGDIVNVDITTTLNGYYADASRMFMVGEVSEEAERLVRVTKECMERGIAAAKPWHFLGDISAACGDYAHANGYSVVTDLGGHGVGKDFHLEPFVAHEGEAGTGMLLVPGMVLTVEPMINQGKKTVVVDSKDNWTVRTKDNKLSAQWEKTILITETGTEVLSS, from the coding sequence ATGCAGAGAAATGAACTTTGCTGGTGTGGCAGCGGCAAGAAATATAAAAAATGCCACGCAGATTTTGATGAACGGATTAGCGAGATTAAGTATAACGCCTTCAAGGGACAGGTCAGACCGCCCAAGAAAATCATCAATAACAAGCATGATATTGAAATGATAAAAGCTGCTGGCGTGGTCAATGACGGCGCGCTGGATTTGGCGGCTTCCTTGATTAAGCCGGGCGTGGATACGGCCACGATTGATGATGCGGTGCGTGAATTCATCGAATCCAAGGGGGGCTATCCTTCCTGCCTGAATTACGAAGGCTTCCCCAAGAGCTGCTGCATTTCCATTAATGAAGTGGTGTGCCATGGCATTCCTTCGAAAAAGACCATCCTCAAGGAAGGGGATATTGTCAATGTGGATATCACCACCACGCTGAATGGTTATTATGCAGATGCTTCCCGTATGTTTATGGTAGGGGAAGTATCGGAAGAAGCGGAACGTCTGGTGCGGGTCACCAAAGAGTGCATGGAACGAGGCATTGCTGCCGCTAAGCCCTGGCACTTCTTGGGGGACATCAGCGCTGCCTGCGGTGACTACGCGCATGCCAACGGCTATTCGGTCGTGACGGATTTGGGTGGCCACGGCGTGGGCAAGGACTTCCATCTGGAACCTTTTGTGGCCCATGAAGGCGAAGCTGGCACAGGCATGCTGCTGGTGCCGGGCATGGTCTTGACGGTAGAACCCATGATTAATCAGGGCAAGAAGACCGTGGTTGTTGACAGCAAGGACAACTGGACAGTGCGCACCAAGGATAACAAGCTCTCCGCTCAGTGGGAAAAGACGATTTTGATTACGGAAACAGGCACGGAGGTACTTTCGTCGTAA
- the rplK gene encoding 50S ribosomal protein L11, producing the protein MAKKVSKVVKLQVVAGKANPAPPVGPALGQAGVNIMGFCKEFNERTKDKAGLIIPVEITVFEDRSFTFITKTPPAAVLLKKAAKIDKASGEPNKNKVAKLPRAEAMKIAESKMEDLNAADIEAATRMIEGTARSMGIEIVD; encoded by the coding sequence ATGGCAAAGAAAGTTTCTAAGGTTGTAAAACTTCAGGTTGTTGCAGGTAAGGCTAATCCGGCTCCTCCGGTAGGTCCGGCACTTGGTCAGGCTGGTGTCAACATCATGGGGTTCTGTAAGGAATTCAACGAAAGAACCAAAGATAAGGCTGGTCTCATCATTCCGGTTGAAATCACGGTTTTCGAAGATAGATCCTTCACGTTCATCACGAAGACTCCGCCGGCTGCTGTACTTCTGAAGAAGGCTGCTAAGATCGACAAGGCTTCTGGCGAACCCAACAAGAACAAGGTAGCTAAGCTGCCGCGCGCTGAAGCAATGAAGATTGCAGAAAGCAAGATGGAAGACCTCAACGCTGCTGACATCGAGGCTGCTACTCGCATGATCGAGGGCACGGCTCGCAGCATGGGTATCGAAATCGTTGACTAA
- a CDS encoding DUF4127 family protein translates to MNYKSLIRPLLILLFFMGLWHLSHPFAAPSAAETVSANVPDKNIILVPLDGRPPCKQFVVDGGAIAGFHVLTPPTELQDYYSAPGDTAGMRQWLAENIKGQQAALISIDQLLYGGLLAAREKEAPPAQQEALIKYLRQLHADNPNIPLLAFSILPRQTPQDTIDGYQERKDLLAYSRLKGRQAAGLAIDETELARLEAAIPPASKEKYLAHFAENEELNKKLIALVKEGVLTKLVLGQDDGEEYSIPNIEKAHLREFMQAENLPSHKVILTHGADEIALTMLAAFHNEQNHFAPNVYVTYNHPDTPDTIMPYMAIDMQETAREKIALIGGQETSDAAAADYILYLSANDYEKDTVSKRSINVQELQKLTAQGRPVALVDLSKHFTAQETLLPLLLDKYFPVNSLTAYAGWNTASNAIGTAAATASLYTNAQKNAPSRKEALGIAASNLKFLHNRILEDYFYLKEDIDTINHTLKKASYQNTADLDLEHNWRWANNMLQQSMQKHLAAYKHSKSFLAPNIFHTPQGDFTLTVKDLTVELSFPWPRTFEIYLETMPYIVAQ, encoded by the coding sequence GTGAACTATAAATCCCTTATCCGCCCCCTGCTGATACTTTTGTTCTTCATGGGGCTATGGCATCTGAGCCATCCTTTCGCTGCTCCCTCTGCAGCAGAAACGGTGAGCGCCAACGTGCCTGACAAAAACATCATCCTCGTGCCGCTGGATGGCCGCCCGCCCTGCAAACAGTTCGTCGTGGATGGCGGCGCCATTGCCGGCTTCCATGTCCTCACGCCGCCCACGGAACTGCAGGACTACTACTCGGCCCCCGGTGATACCGCAGGCATGCGCCAATGGCTCGCAGAAAATATCAAAGGCCAGCAGGCCGCCCTTATCTCCATAGACCAGCTTCTCTACGGCGGCCTGCTCGCCGCCCGCGAAAAGGAAGCGCCACCAGCCCAGCAGGAAGCACTCATTAAGTATCTGCGCCAGCTGCACGCCGATAACCCCAACATTCCCCTGCTGGCCTTCAGTATTCTGCCCCGTCAGACACCACAGGATACCATTGACGGTTATCAGGAGCGCAAGGATTTGCTGGCCTATTCCCGCTTGAAGGGACGTCAGGCCGCAGGCCTTGCCATCGATGAAACTGAACTTGCCCGGCTCGAAGCTGCTATCCCCCCCGCCAGCAAGGAAAAATATCTGGCCCACTTCGCTGAGAACGAGGAACTCAACAAGAAGCTCATCGCGCTCGTCAAAGAGGGCGTACTGACAAAACTCGTCTTAGGACAGGATGATGGCGAGGAATACAGCATCCCCAATATCGAAAAGGCCCATCTGCGGGAATTTATGCAAGCCGAAAATCTGCCTTCCCATAAAGTAATCCTGACCCATGGCGCCGACGAAATCGCCCTGACCATGCTGGCCGCCTTCCACAATGAACAAAATCATTTCGCCCCTAATGTCTATGTCACCTATAACCACCCCGACACGCCTGATACCATCATGCCCTATATGGCCATTGATATGCAGGAAACTGCCCGTGAAAAAATCGCCTTGATTGGCGGGCAGGAAACCAGTGATGCGGCTGCGGCGGACTACATCCTCTACCTGTCTGCTAACGATTACGAAAAAGACACAGTGAGCAAACGCAGTATCAATGTGCAGGAGCTCCAAAAATTGACCGCACAGGGCAGGCCTGTCGCTCTCGTTGACCTCTCCAAACATTTCACGGCTCAGGAAACGCTGCTGCCTTTGCTCTTGGATAAGTATTTTCCCGTAAACAGCCTCACCGCCTACGCCGGCTGGAACACCGCCAGCAACGCCATCGGCACGGCCGCAGCCACCGCCAGTCTCTACACCAACGCACAAAAAAATGCCCCAAGCCGTAAAGAAGCTCTGGGCATTGCCGCCAGCAATCTGAAATTCCTGCACAACCGTATCTTAGAAGATTACTTCTACCTCAAAGAGGATATCGATACCATCAACCATACGCTGAAAAAGGCCAGTTATCAAAACACCGCCGATTTGGATTTGGAGCATAACTGGCGCTGGGCCAATAATATGCTGCAGCAGAGTATGCAAAAACATCTGGCTGCCTATAAGCACAGCAAATCATTCTTAGCGCCTAATATTTTTCATACGCCACAGGGAGATTTCACCCTGACCGTCAAAGATTTGACCGTTGAACTTAGTTTCCCCTGGCCCCGCACGTTCGAGATTTATCTGGAAACTATGCCTTATATCGTAGCGCAGTAA
- a CDS encoding polysaccharide deacetylase family protein — protein MKIWIKRLALLVLALILAGLAVCAYIMHSAKDSVPVLNYHQINDRDENALTVHTDQFEAQMKYLADNGYHTITPEEMIAAWDNGTALPDKPVIITFDDGYADNYRCAFPILQKYNLRGTIFLISDFIGTYPNYLTWAQVDEMQESGLIDFESHTLSHEQLDSTSPEETWNQLDGSKKALEWHLHKEVNFLAYPCGSYDEELQQMVKKAGYKGAFTVNFGLADKWENHYILDRVPIFGCTNHTLMRFKMRLNYAPIFAPLARLHKDMYESGHTFIARFIPTP, from the coding sequence ATGAAAATATGGATAAAGAGACTGGCGCTGTTGGTGCTGGCTCTCATACTGGCAGGACTGGCCGTCTGCGCTTATATCATGCACAGCGCCAAGGATTCTGTACCGGTTCTTAACTATCACCAGATAAACGACCGGGATGAAAACGCCCTGACAGTTCACACGGACCAATTCGAGGCCCAGATGAAGTATCTAGCGGACAATGGCTATCATACCATTACCCCGGAAGAAATGATTGCAGCCTGGGATAACGGTACTGCCCTTCCCGACAAGCCTGTTATCATTACCTTTGACGATGGTTATGCGGACAATTACCGCTGTGCTTTCCCCATTCTGCAGAAATACAACCTGCGGGGAACCATCTTCCTGATTTCCGATTTCATCGGCACCTATCCCAACTATCTTACCTGGGCGCAGGTGGACGAAATGCAGGAAAGCGGCCTTATCGACTTTGAAAGCCACACCCTTTCCCATGAACAGCTGGACAGCACCAGCCCGGAAGAAACATGGAACCAGCTGGACGGCTCCAAAAAGGCGTTAGAATGGCATTTGCACAAAGAAGTAAACTTCCTGGCTTATCCCTGCGGCTCCTATGATGAGGAACTGCAGCAGATGGTGAAAAAGGCCGGCTATAAGGGTGCCTTCACCGTAAACTTTGGCCTGGCTGACAAATGGGAAAATCATTACATCCTTGACCGTGTTCCCATCTTTGGCTGCACCAATCATACCCTGATGCGTTTCAAGATGCGCCTTAACTATGCGCCCATCTTCGCACCACTGGCCAGACTCCACAAAGACATGTACGAATCCGGCCATACATTTATCGCCAGGTTTATACCGACACCGTAA
- a CDS encoding DEAD/DEAH box helicase, giving the protein MTMFKELGISQEICETLAKKGIREATPVQEKAIPLARAGKDVIVQAQTGTGKTLAFLLPILEKIKPQADVAQALIVAPTRELAIQVAKVASIVGEAAGISSLVIYGGQDIERQKQKLRRHPQLIIGTPGRLLDHLRRQTINLSHVNKVVLDEADEMMKLGFIEDVEVLLKASAADRQFMLFSATMPPRVKALAAQYMKAPENIQIQSEHITLDAIEQVILDTTEENKIDRLCECINSDNPYLAMVFCHTKQRAHMVTMALAARGYLVDELHGDLSQVQRALVLKRFRKAELQILCATDIAARGLDIEGVTHVFNYDIPHDTESYIHRIGRTGRAGQDGKAVTFVNARQYDLLRRIESGIKSRIRKEHSERHHKRLENQAKIMDEIKKERQEKKAKAKPLSKYANRKGAAHKGRNDRSRRAKVRNKSNATKRSHMGKH; this is encoded by the coding sequence ATGACTATGTTCAAAGAACTGGGCATCTCCCAGGAAATATGCGAAACCTTGGCGAAAAAAGGAATTCGCGAGGCAACGCCGGTACAGGAAAAGGCCATTCCGCTGGCCAGAGCCGGTAAGGATGTTATCGTGCAGGCTCAGACCGGCACAGGCAAGACATTGGCTTTCCTGCTGCCCATTCTGGAAAAAATCAAGCCCCAGGCAGATGTGGCGCAGGCTTTGATTGTGGCTCCGACGCGGGAACTGGCCATTCAGGTGGCTAAGGTAGCGTCTATTGTCGGCGAAGCTGCAGGCATATCCTCGCTGGTTATTTACGGCGGGCAGGATATTGAACGTCAGAAGCAGAAACTGCGCCGCCATCCTCAGCTCATCATCGGCACGCCAGGACGTCTGCTGGACCATCTGCGTCGTCAGACTATCAACTTGAGCCATGTGAACAAGGTGGTTCTGGATGAAGCTGACGAAATGATGAAGCTGGGCTTTATCGAAGACGTAGAAGTATTATTGAAAGCTTCTGCTGCTGACCGTCAGTTTATGCTGTTCTCCGCCACTATGCCGCCGCGGGTTAAAGCCCTGGCTGCACAGTATATGAAAGCACCGGAAAATATCCAAATCCAGAGCGAGCACATCACTTTGGATGCCATCGAGCAGGTTATTCTGGATACTACGGAAGAAAATAAGATTGACCGCCTCTGTGAGTGCATCAACAGCGATAATCCGTATCTGGCCATGGTATTCTGTCATACGAAACAGCGGGCACATATGGTGACGATGGCGCTGGCAGCCCGTGGGTATCTGGTGGACGAGCTTCATGGTGACTTGTCCCAGGTACAGCGTGCACTGGTACTCAAGCGCTTCCGCAAGGCGGAACTGCAGATTCTCTGCGCTACGGATATTGCAGCCCGTGGCCTCGATATCGAAGGCGTGACCCATGTATTCAACTACGATATTCCCCATGATACGGAAAGCTATATCCACCGCATTGGCCGTACAGGGCGGGCGGGGCAGGATGGCAAGGCCGTGACTTTCGTCAACGCCCGCCAGTATGATTTGCTGCGCCGCATTGAGTCCGGTATCAAGAGCCGTATCCGCAAGGAACATTCCGAGCGCCATCATAAACGTTTGGAAAACCAGGCCAAAATTATGGACGAAATCAAAAAGGAACGGCAGGAGAAAAAGGCCAAGGCCAAACCTTTATCCAAATACGCCAACCGCAAAGGTGCAGCTCATAAGGGCAGAAATGACCGCAGCCGCCGGGCAAAAGTCAGAAATAAATCCAACGCCACCAAGCGTTCCCATATGGGCAAGCATTAA
- the rplJ gene encoding 50S ribosomal protein L10, translating to MANLTKKQAIVAELKDQLTNAKGVVLTSYRGLTVAQDTQLRRELRAAGVTYHVVKNTMLRLAAKEAGIEGFDAHLEGTTAFAFSTEDAIAPAKVICGFIKKNKLDENEVLTVKVGTVEGKVIDANEVKALASLPSREELIAKMLGSMNAPISNTVNVLQGVIRNAVYVLDAVRAQKESA from the coding sequence ATGGCAAATCTGACGAAGAAACAGGCTATCGTTGCTGAACTTAAGGATCAGCTGACGAATGCTAAAGGTGTTGTGCTGACCAGCTACCGTGGTCTTACGGTTGCTCAGGATACGCAGCTCCGTCGTGAACTTCGCGCCGCTGGTGTAACGTACCATGTTGTTAAAAACACGATGCTCCGCCTGGCAGCGAAAGAAGCAGGTATCGAAGGCTTCGATGCTCATCTTGAGGGCACCACGGCTTTCGCATTCTCCACGGAGGATGCTATTGCTCCGGCAAAGGTTATCTGCGGCTTCATCAAGAAGAACAAGCTTGATGAAAACGAAGTGCTGACTGTTAAAGTTGGTACCGTTGAAGGTAAGGTTATTGATGCTAACGAAGTTAAGGCTTTGGCATCCCTGCCGTCTCGCGAAGAACTCATCGCCAAGATGCTGGGCAGCATGAATGCTCCTATCAGCAATACGGTCAACGTACTGCAGGGTGTTATTCGCAACGCTGTTTATGTGCTTGACGCTGTTCGCGCTCAGAAAGAATCCGCATAA
- the larC gene encoding nickel pincer cofactor biosynthesis protein LarC → MKALYFDCFAGISGNMFLGALLQAGVPIAYLEKELGKLPMSDEFKLEVNETSRNGIHALYVDVILLNVKEHHHGHRRMADIRELLEKSALSMAVKQQALSIFEVIAAAEGKVHGKPAEEVAFHEVGAVDSIVDIVGAAICLDYLEVERIFVSRLTVGGGFVKCAHGLLPVPAPAVAELLMGWQTIKGSEEKELVTPTGAGIVRALGLYSESLPQGFVTECIGYGAGSHELAIPNVLRVYRGEYNGAVDSKLAVIEVNIDDMNPQIYGYLYEKLLAAGALDVWTTPIFMKKNRPAQMLSVLVDEEKQNACVAIIFAETTSIGLRIMPVAQRLEASRHIAKVETKYGVVNCKVSAWEGKICSVSPEYEDCKALAVEKQVPLKLIQQEAMRVIDERLG, encoded by the coding sequence ATGAAAGCGTTGTATTTTGATTGCTTTGCCGGTATCAGCGGCAATATGTTTTTGGGAGCTTTGCTGCAGGCAGGAGTGCCCATAGCTTATCTGGAAAAGGAACTGGGCAAACTGCCTATGTCTGACGAGTTTAAGCTGGAAGTAAATGAAACCTCCCGTAACGGCATTCATGCCCTGTATGTCGATGTCATTCTGCTGAATGTCAAGGAACACCATCATGGTCATCGCAGGATGGCGGATATTCGCGAACTGCTGGAAAAATCCGCGCTGTCCATGGCGGTAAAACAGCAGGCTTTGTCCATCTTTGAGGTCATCGCTGCGGCGGAAGGAAAGGTGCACGGCAAGCCGGCAGAGGAAGTGGCCTTCCATGAAGTGGGGGCTGTGGATTCCATTGTCGATATTGTCGGGGCGGCTATCTGTCTGGATTATTTGGAAGTGGAGCGCATCTTTGTATCCCGCCTGACTGTGGGCGGCGGCTTTGTCAAGTGTGCTCATGGCCTGTTGCCTGTACCTGCTCCAGCTGTAGCTGAGCTCTTAATGGGCTGGCAGACCATCAAAGGCTCGGAGGAAAAGGAACTGGTAACACCTACGGGGGCCGGTATCGTTCGGGCACTGGGGCTGTACAGTGAAAGCCTGCCACAAGGTTTTGTGACGGAATGTATTGGCTATGGGGCAGGCAGTCATGAGCTAGCTATTCCCAACGTACTGCGGGTGTATCGTGGGGAGTACAACGGTGCCGTTGACAGTAAACTCGCAGTCATTGAAGTCAATATTGACGATATGAATCCCCAGATTTATGGCTATCTCTACGAAAAACTGCTGGCGGCAGGGGCACTCGATGTCTGGACAACGCCAATCTTCATGAAGAAGAATCGTCCGGCACAGATGCTTTCGGTATTGGTGGATGAAGAAAAGCAGAATGCCTGCGTGGCCATTATCTTTGCGGAAACCACAAGCATTGGCCTGCGGATTATGCCTGTGGCCCAGCGGCTGGAGGCTTCGCGTCATATTGCCAAGGTGGAGACAAAATACGGCGTGGTGAATTGCAAGGTCAGTGCCTGGGAAGGAAAGATTTGCAGTGTATCGCCGGAGTATGAGGATTGCAAGGCGCTGGCAGTCGAGAAGCAGGTGCCGCTGAAACTTATCCAGCAAGAAGCGATGAGGGTTATTGATGAGCGGTTAGGTTAG
- the rplA gene encoding 50S ribosomal protein L1, giving the protein MAKAGKKYQDACKLVEAGKFYTAAEAMELVKKTATKKFDETIELHVRLGVDPKYADQQVRGAMVLPHGTGKSKRVLVFAKGEKVKEAEAAGADFVGSDEIVQKIQGGWLDFDVAVATPDMMGTVGRLGKVLGPRGLMPNPKLGTVTMDLTKAVSEIKAGKVEYRTDKAGNVHCPIGKASFDAEKLQQNFQALIDTLNRVKPAAAKGQYMRSITVSATMGPGIPVQL; this is encoded by the coding sequence ATGGCTAAAGCTGGTAAGAAATATCAGGACGCTTGCAAGCTCGTTGAAGCTGGCAAGTTCTACACGGCTGCTGAAGCTATGGAACTCGTTAAGAAGACGGCTACGAAGAAGTTTGATGAAACCATCGAACTGCACGTACGTCTCGGCGTAGATCCGAAATATGCTGATCAGCAGGTACGTGGCGCTATGGTACTGCCGCACGGCACTGGTAAATCCAAGCGCGTACTCGTTTTCGCTAAGGGCGAAAAGGTTAAGGAAGCAGAAGCTGCAGGTGCAGACTTCGTTGGTTCCGATGAAATCGTCCAGAAGATCCAGGGCGGCTGGCTCGACTTCGATGTCGCAGTAGCTACTCCGGACATGATGGGCACTGTCGGTCGTCTTGGTAAGGTTCTCGGCCCCCGCGGCCTCATGCCGAACCCGAAACTGGGTACGGTTACCATGGACCTCACGAAGGCAGTATCCGAGATTAAAGCAGGTAAAGTCGAATACCGTACCGATAAGGCCGGTAACGTGCATTGCCCGATCGGCAAGGCATCCTTCGACGCTGAGAAGCTCCAGCAGAACTTCCAGGCCCTGATTGATACACTGAACCGCGTAAAACCGGCGGCTGCTAAAGGCCAGTACATGCGCTCCATCACGGTTAGCGCAACGATGGGCCCTGGCATCCCGGTGCAGCTCTAA
- the secE gene encoding preprotein translocase subunit SecE, with protein MKKFIDEVIAEMKKVSWATKKELVNYTIVVGIAVAIVCALIWFCDTIFARLFHIILR; from the coding sequence GTGAAGAAATTCATAGACGAAGTAATCGCCGAAATGAAAAAAGTATCATGGGCGACCAAAAAAGAACTGGTCAACTACACAATCGTGGTTGGCATCGCCGTAGCAATTGTCTGCGCGCTGATTTGGTTCTGTGATACCATCTTTGCAAGATTGTTCCACATCATTTTACGGTAA
- the pfp gene encoding diphosphate--fructose-6-phosphate 1-phosphotransferase translates to MIGIKNVIAVVCGGGPAPGINSVISGVVNEATRQGWDVLGMYDGFSRLARGEKNYVRLEPKNISRIHLTGGCILKMSRFNPTKKESDLRTVVETLTELGVTHLVTIGGDDTAYSSAAVSDYARKMGRTINVVHVPKTIDNDLPLPEGIPTFGFETARAFGTQEVENLMEDARTTNNRWYFTIAMGRTAGHLALGMGRSAGAALTIIPEEFPEDKIPLQQVVDIITGAIVKRYLTGKNYGVAVIAEGVIEKIAPEDFKKLGTVVTDEHGHIRYSELDFGEILKQAVLAEVKKLGIKVSIIDKEIGYELRCTAPIAYDIDYARQLGYSAVQFLMSGDSGALISIQDNKAVPMRFEDIKDPATGKTMVRKVNINSVHYQIARGLMMRLEKGDLDDPGLANAYRMEPAEFKERYSYLFPEEQEVTAEA, encoded by the coding sequence ATGATTGGTATCAAAAATGTGATTGCCGTGGTTTGCGGAGGGGGACCTGCTCCCGGCATTAACAGCGTTATCTCTGGTGTGGTTAATGAAGCCACCCGTCAGGGATGGGATGTTCTGGGCATGTATGACGGCTTTTCCCGTCTGGCTCGCGGTGAGAAGAATTACGTTCGTCTGGAACCGAAGAACATCAGCCGCATTCACCTGACCGGCGGCTGCATTCTCAAGATGTCCCGCTTCAATCCCACGAAGAAGGAATCGGATTTGCGCACGGTGGTGGAAACGCTGACGGAACTCGGTGTTACGCATCTCGTGACCATCGGCGGTGATGATACGGCTTATAGCTCTGCTGCTGTTTCTGATTATGCCCGCAAGATGGGCCGCACCATCAATGTAGTGCATGTGCCGAAGACCATTGATAATGACCTGCCGCTGCCGGAGGGGATTCCGACATTCGGCTTTGAAACCGCCAGAGCATTCGGTACGCAGGAAGTAGAAAACCTGATGGAAGATGCCCGCACCACCAACAACCGCTGGTACTTCACCATCGCCATGGGCCGTACCGCAGGTCACTTGGCACTGGGCATGGGCCGCAGCGCCGGCGCAGCACTGACCATCATTCCGGAAGAATTCCCGGAAGACAAGATTCCCCTGCAGCAGGTGGTGGACATCATCACGGGTGCTATCGTGAAGCGTTACCTGACCGGCAAGAATTACGGCGTGGCTGTAATCGCGGAAGGCGTTATCGAAAAGATTGCACCGGAAGATTTCAAGAAGCTGGGCACGGTGGTCACTGACGAACATGGCCACATCCGCTACAGCGAACTCGACTTCGGTGAAATCCTCAAGCAGGCTGTACTGGCAGAAGTCAAGAAGTTGGGCATCAAGGTCAGCATCATCGATAAGGAAATCGGCTATGAGCTGCGCTGCACGGCACCGATTGCTTACGATATCGACTATGCCCGTCAGCTTGGTTACTCTGCTGTACAGTTCCTGATGTCCGGCGACAGCGGCGCCCTGATTTCCATTCAGGATAACAAAGCCGTTCCCATGCGTTTCGAAGACATCAAGGACCCGGCTACTGGCAAGACCATGGTGCGCAAGGTCAATATCAACTCTGTTCATTATCAGATTGCCCGCGGTCTGATGATGCGCCTCGAAAAAGGCGATTTGGATGACCCGGGCCTGGCCAATGCCTACCGTATGGAACCGGCAGAGTTCAAGGAAAGATACAGCTATCTGTTCCCGGAAGAACAGGAAGTAACGGCTGAAGCATAA
- the nusG gene encoding transcription termination/antitermination protein NusG: MANEEMNLRQDNPGRAWYVVHTYSGYENKVKANLERLIHTANMSNMIFNVVVPVEDEVEIKDGKKKVVPRKVFPGYVLVDMIVDEHSWYVVRNTTGVTGFVGSEKHPIPLTDAEAKRILKSMGEEELKPELDVEVGDVVRINSGVFENYTGTITAIDAEKGRLKVLVEETPIDLGFDQVEAI; this comes from the coding sequence ATGGCAAACGAAGAGATGAATCTGCGGCAGGACAATCCTGGCAGAGCATGGTATGTAGTGCATACCTATTCGGGCTATGAGAACAAGGTTAAGGCCAATCTCGAACGCCTGATTCATACGGCCAACATGAGCAACATGATTTTCAATGTTGTGGTTCCCGTTGAGGATGAGGTCGAAATCAAGGACGGCAAGAAAAAAGTTGTTCCGCGAAAAGTCTTCCCAGGTTACGTGCTGGTTGACATGATTGTCGATGAGCATTCCTGGTACGTTGTGCGCAACACTACCGGTGTTACCGGTTTCGTTGGTTCTGAAAAACACCCGATTCCGCTTACCGATGCTGAAGCGAAACGTATCTTGAAATCCATGGGCGAGGAAGAGCTCAAACCTGAACTCGATGTCGAGGTCGGGGATGTGGTTCGTATCAACTCGGGCGTTTTCGAGAACTACACGGGCACCATTACAGCTATCGATGCTGAAAAGGGCCGTCTCAAGGTTCTCGTCGAGGAAACCCCGATTGACCTTGGTTTCGATCAGGTAGAAGCTATCTGA
- the rpmG gene encoding 50S ribosomal protein L33 yields MRNNITLECTECHSRNYRTNKNKKNNPDRLEFNKYCKFCKKHTTHKETK; encoded by the coding sequence ATGCGCAACAATATCACGTTGGAGTGCACGGAGTGCCATAGCCGTAACTACCGTACCAACAAGAACAAGAAGAACAACCCGGATCGTCTGGAGTTCAATAAGTACTGCAAGTTCTGCAAGAAACATACGACGCACAAAGAGACGAAATAA
- a CDS encoding C40 family peptidase, producing the protein MRFTKPCCLLAAAAIFFGSSSLSEAASFQLGDTGNEVIEIQQALASQGYDVPVDGDYGPATKAAVAEFQRDNHLAVDGELGSSSYQALLHRALPTTTHKSYFAGANGIINLARQYLGVPYVWGGSSPNGFDCSGFVQYVYAQKGIHLPRTADIQATAGRPISKAELMPGDLVFFAGDYVNISHVGIYVGNGQMIHASSTYGIAYDSLSRDYRVTHYAGACRVLN; encoded by the coding sequence TTGCGATTTACAAAACCGTGCTGTCTGCTCGCTGCAGCAGCAATCTTCTTTGGCTCTAGTTCCCTTTCCGAAGCCGCTAGCTTCCAGCTCGGCGACACAGGTAATGAAGTTATTGAAATCCAACAGGCTTTAGCCAGTCAGGGCTATGATGTACCCGTGGATGGTGATTACGGTCCTGCCACCAAAGCCGCTGTCGCCGAATTCCAGCGCGACAACCATCTGGCCGTTGACGGTGAGCTGGGCAGCAGTTCCTATCAGGCACTGCTCCACCGCGCATTGCCAACGACCACCCATAAATCCTACTTTGCCGGGGCTAACGGCATCATCAACCTGGCCCGTCAATATCTTGGAGTGCCTTACGTCTGGGGCGGTTCTTCTCCCAACGGCTTTGACTGCTCGGGCTTTGTCCAGTACGTTTACGCCCAGAAGGGCATTCACCTGCCCCGCACCGCTGACATTCAGGCCACGGCCGGCCGGCCGATTTCCAAAGCCGAGCTCATGCCCGGGGATTTGGTTTTCTTCGCCGGTGACTACGTGAACATCTCCCATGTCGGCATCTATGTGGGCAACGGACAGATGATTCATGCTTCCAGCACCTACGGCATTGCCTACGATTCCCTCTCCCGTGACTACCGCGTAACTCACTACGCCGGAGCCTGCCGGGTACTCAATTAA